A genome region from Drosophila simulans strain w501 chromosome 2R, Prin_Dsim_3.1, whole genome shotgun sequence includes the following:
- the LOC27206187 gene encoding ceramide glucosyltransferase, with protein MSHLPLPLYGFAAFFMVFWLGTWMVHVIAICYGRYKLHKKSCKLPTEAQPLPGVSILKPLMGVDPNLQHNLETFFTMDYPLYELLFCVEDKEDPAIQLVEKLLAKYPLVDATLFVGGSDVGVNPKINNIHPGYMAAKYDFVMISDSGIKMKDDTLLDMVQNMSEKHALVHQMPFTSDRDGFAATFEKVFFGTVQSRIYLSADVLGINCHTGMSCLLRKAVIDQLGGLRAFGCYLAEDFFIARSVTRLGWKMRISNQPALQNSGLCDIGSFQARLIRWAKLRVAMVPTTILLEPLSECMILGAIAAWSASVLFSWDPLVFYLVHVLCWFLSDWLLLSIVQHGSMPFHKFEFVVGWLFRELTGPYLFLHALWNPAIRWRARTYKLHWGGVAYELNSPATDAANDPLAPQPQPAPTLEPAVVNAGTTGDTLICTGAKQRLLVS; from the coding sequence ATGTCACACCTACCATTGCCGCTTTATGGCTTCGCGGCATTCTTCATGGTTTTCTGGCTGGGCACCTGGATGGTGCATGTGATAGCCATCTGCTACGGGCGCTATAAGCTGCACAAGAAGTCCTGCAAGCTGCCCACGGAGGCACAACCGCTGCCAGGTGTCTCCATTCTCAAGCCTCTTATGGGCGTCGATCCCAACCTGCAGCACAACCTGGAGACCTTCTTCACCATGGACTATCCGCTGTACGAGCTGCTCTTCTGCGTCGAGGACAAGGAGGACCCGGCCATACAGCTGGTGGAGAAACTGCTGGCCAAGTACCCGCTGGTGGACGCCACCCTCTTTGTAGGTGGCTCCGACGTGGGCGTCAACCCCAAGATCAATAACATCCATCCCGGTTATATGGCCGCCAAGTACGACTTTGTGATGATCTCAGACAGCGGCATCAAGATGAAGGACGACACGCTGCTAGACATGGTGCAGAACATGTCCGAGAAGCACGCCCTGGTCCACCAGATGCCCTTCACCAGCGACCGAGACGGATTTGCGGCCACCTTCGAGAAGGTCTTCTTCGGCACGGTGCAGAGCAGAATCTATCTATCGGCGGATGTGCTGGGCATCAATTGTCACACGGGCATGTCTTGTCTGCTGCGCAAGGCTGTCATCGACCAGCTGGGCGGCCTGCGAGCATTTGGCTGCTACTTGGCTGAGGATTTCTTCATCGCGCGCAGTGTAACGCGACTGGGCTGGAAGATGCGCATCTCCAATCAGCCGGCGCTGCAGAACAGCGGTCTCTGTGACATCGGAAGCTTCCAGGCGCGGCTCATTCGATGGGCCAAGCTGCGCGTGGCCATGGTCCCCACCACCATACTGCTGGAGCCGCTATCCGAGTGCATGATCCTTGGCGCCATAGCCGCCTGGTCGGCATCCGTGCTGTTCAGCTGGGATCCGCTGGTGTTCTACCTGGTGCACGTGCTCTGTTGGTTCCTGTCCGACTGGCTGCTGCTCTCCATTGTCCAGCACGGCTCGATGCCGTTCCACAAGTTCGAGTTCGTCGTCGGCTGGCTGTTCAGGGAGCTGACCGGACCCTATCTGTTCCTGCACGCCCTCTGGAATCCGGCCATCCGCTGGCGCGCCCGCACCTACAAGCTTCACTGGGGCGGAGTGGCCTACGAACTGAACAGCCCCGCCACCGATGCTGCCAACGACCCGCTGgcgccacagccacagcccgCACCCACGTTAGAGCCTGCGGTAGTCAACGCTGGAACAACGGGGGACACGCTGATCTGCACGGGCGCCAAGCAGCGACTGCTGGTGTCGTAG